The Streptomyces noursei ATCC 11455 sequence GACCGTCGTCTTCGCCAACCTGGCCGAGGCGGTCGCCGAGGGCCGCGGCAAGGCGCAGGCCGACACCCTGCGCAAGGCCAAGACCGACACCGTGGCGCGCCGGCTGAGCGGCGACGTGGAGGAGCAGGTCCCGGGCACCGAGCTGCGCATCGGCGACCTGGTCGTCTGCGAGGCCGGCGACATCATCCCCGGTGACGGCGATGTCGTCGAGGGCGTCGCCTCCGTGGACGAGTCGGCGATCACCGGTGAATCGGCACCGGTGATCCGCGAGTCCGGCGGCGACCGCTCGGCCGTCACCGGCGGTACCAAGGTCCTCTCCGACCGCATCGTCATCCAGATCACGACGAAACCCGGTGAGACCTTCATCGACCGGATGATCAACCTCGTCGAGGGTGCCGCACGGCAGAAGACCCCCAACGAGATCGCGCTGAACATCCTGCTCGCCTCGCTCACCATCGTCTTCCTGCTCGCGGTCGTCTCGCTCAAGCCGTTCGCCCTCTACGCGGGCGCCGACAAGCAGACGTCCCTGATCGTGCTGACGGCGCTGCTGGTCTGTCTTATCCCGACGACGATCGGTGCCCTGCTCTCCGCGATCGGCATCGCCGGCATGGACCGTCTGGTGCAGCGCAACGTCCTGGCCATGTCGGGGCGGGCGGTCGAGGCCGCAGGTGACGTGTCGACGCTGCTGCTCGACAAGACCGGCACCATCACCCTCGGCAACCGCCAGGCGGCGGAGTTCGTGCCCGTGCGCGGGACGACGGAGGCCGAGGTGGCGGACGCCGCCCAGCTCTCCTCGCTCGCCGACGAGACGCCGGAGGGCCGTTCGATCGTCGTCCTCGCCAAGGAGAGGTACGGCCTGCGCGAACGCCACCAGGGCGAGCTGGTGGACGCCGAGTGGATCGTCTTCACCGCCCAGACCCGGATGTCGGGCGTGGACGTCGACGGCCGCAAGATCCGCAAGGGCGCGACCGGTTCCGTCATCGCCTGGGTCCACGAGCGCGGCGGCTCGGTGACCGAGGACGCCGACACGCTGAGCAACGCCATCTCGCAGGCCGGCGGCACTCCGCTGCTGGTGGCCGTCGAGGACGACGAGGGCGCTCGCGTGCTGGGTGTCATCCACCTCAAGGATGTCGTCAAGGAGGGCATGCGCGAACGCTTCGACGAGCTGCGCCGCATGGGCATCAAGACCGTCATGATCACGGGTGACAACCCGCTGACGGCCAGGGCCATCGCCGAGGAGGCGGGCGTGGACGACTTCCTCGCCGAGGCCACGCCCGAGGACAAGATGGCGCTCATCAAGCGCGAGCAGGCCGGCGGCAAGCTCGTCGCCATGACCGGCGACGGCACCAACGACGCCCCCGCGCTGGCCCAGGCCGACGTCGGCGTGGCCATGAACACCGGCACTTCCGCCGCGAAGGAAGCCGGCAACATGGTCGACCTCGACTCCAACCCGACCAAGCTCATCGAGATCGTCGAGATCGGCAAGCAACTCCTCATCACCCGGGGCGCGTTGACCACTTTCTCGATCGCCAACGATGTCGCCAAGTATTTCGCGATCATCCCCGCGATGTTCTCGGTGGCGTACCCGGGCCTGGACAAGCTCAACATCATGGGCCTGGCCTCGCCCGAGTCCGCGATCCTGTCCGCGGTCATCTTCAACGCGCTGATCATCATCGCGCTGGTCCCGCTCGCCCTGAAGGGCGTGCAGTACCGGCCGATGAGCGCCGACCGGATGCTGCGGCGCAACCTCGCCGTCTACGGGCTCGGCGGCCTGATCGCCCCGTTCATCGGCATCAAGATCATCGACCTGCTCATCTCTCTGATCCCCGGAATCGGGTGACGGCCATGAACAACTCCGTAACCAGCACCCTCCGCCTGGCGTGGGCATCACTGCGCGTCCTGCTGGTCCTCACGGTCGTGTGCGGCGTCATCTACCCGCTGGTCGTCACGGGCATCGCCCAGGGCCTGTTCCACGGCAGGGCCAACGGCTCCGAGGTGAAGGTCGACGGCAAGGTCGTCGGCTCCGAACTCATCGGCCAGAGCTGGAACATCAAAGGCACGAAGACACCCGATCCCCAGTGGTTCCAGGGCCGCCCGTCCAACAGCGGTTACGACCCGCTGGCCACCGGCTCCAGCCAGCTCGGCGCCAGCGATCCCACGCTGGTCAAGAACGTGAAGGCGGCGAAGAGGCGGGTCGCGGAGTTCAACGGCGTGCCGGAGTCCGAGGTCCCCAAGGACGCGGTGACCGGTTCGGCCTCCGCCATCGACCCCGGTATCTCGCCCGCCTACGCCGAGATCCAGGTCAAGCGCGTGGCCGAGCGCAACCGGCTGACCGTCGCCCAGGTCGAGAAGCTGGTGCAGGACAACACCACCGGCCGGACCGTCGGTTTCCTCGGTGAGCCCGCGGTGAACGTCCTGAAGCTCAACATCGCGGTCGAGGAACTCGCGACGAAGTGAGAAGCCGTATCGCGGGTGGCCCGCCAGGGGAGGGCGGCCACCCGCGACATTCGCACGCACAACAGAAGGGGGATACCGATGACTCGGGTGCTGGTGGTCGAGGACGAGCCACCGCTCGTGCGGGCGCTGGAGATCAATCTCAAGGCACGCGGTTACGACGTGGAGACCGCGCCGGACGGGGCACAGGCCCTGTCCCTGGCGGCCGCGAACCCGCCGGACGTCGTCCTGCTCGATCTCGGCCTGCCGGACATGGACGGCATCGACGTGATCGCGGGGCTGCGCGGCTGGAGCCGGGCCTCCATCCTCGTGGTCTCGGCCCGCCGGACCTCCGAGGAGAAGGTCGCCGCGCTCGACGCGGGCGCCGACGACTACATCACCAAGCCGTTCAGCATGGACGAGCTGCTGGCCCGGTTGCGGGCGGCGGCGCGAAGAATCGATACGGCGCAGCCGTCCGGCGAACTCGCCGTGATCGTCACGGAGAGCTTCACCCTCGACCTCGCGGCCAAGAAGGCCCGGCGCGGCGAGCACGACGTCCGACTCACCCCGACCGAATGGCATCTGGTGGAGGTGCTGGTGCGCAACAGCGGCCGGCTCGTCAGCCAGCAGAAGTTGCTGGAGGAGGTGTGGGGTCCTTCCTACGGCACGCAGACCAACTACCTTCGCGTCTACATGGCGCAGCTCAGGCGCAAGCTGGAAGCCGACCCGGCACGTCCGCGGCACTTCTCCACCACGCCCGGTATGGGCTACCGCTTCGACCTCTGACACCCCGGGCTTTCGCCCCCTCATCACGATTCGACACGAGAGCGGGACCACGTGGCACGCGGCAAGTTTCGGATATACCTCGGCGCGGCACCGGGCGTCGGCAAGACCTACGCGATGCTGTCGGAGGCGCATCGCCGTATCGAGCGCGGCACGGACTGCGTGGTCGCCTTCGTCGAGCACCACGACCGGCCGCGCACCGAGGTGATGCTGCACGGGCTGGAGCAGACCCCGCGCCGGGAGCTGGAGTACCGCGACACGGTGTTCACCGAGATGGACGTGGACGCCGTCCTGGCACGCAGACCCGCCGTGGCGCTGGTGGACGAGATGGCGCACACCAACGTCCCCGGCTCGCGCAACGCCAAGCGCTGGCAGGACATCGAGGAGCTGCTGGAAGCCGGGATCCATGTGATCTCGACGGTGAACATCCAGCATCTGGAGTCCCTCGGTGACATCGTCGAGTCGATCACCGGGGTGCGGCAGAAGGAGACCGTCCCCGACGAGGTGGTGCGTCGCGCCGACCAGATCGAACTGGTCGACATGTCTCCCCACGCGCTGCGCCGCCGCATGGCCCACGGCAACATCTACAAGTCCAACAAGGTCGACGCGGCGCTCTCCAACTACTTCCGACCCGGGAACCTCACCGCGCTGCGCGAGTTGGCGCTGCTGTGGGTGGCCGACCGGGTCGACGAGTA is a genomic window containing:
- the kdpB gene encoding potassium-transporting ATPase subunit KdpB encodes the protein MTTNAQRRQEDDMAASSTGSPTRAPHGDIPTGHQEGGRVGAGLFDPKQLLKSLPDAFRKLDPRVMVKSPVMFVVLIGSVVTTALALGNPGAWFGWVIAAWLWLTVVFANLAEAVAEGRGKAQADTLRKAKTDTVARRLSGDVEEQVPGTELRIGDLVVCEAGDIIPGDGDVVEGVASVDESAITGESAPVIRESGGDRSAVTGGTKVLSDRIVIQITTKPGETFIDRMINLVEGAARQKTPNEIALNILLASLTIVFLLAVVSLKPFALYAGADKQTSLIVLTALLVCLIPTTIGALLSAIGIAGMDRLVQRNVLAMSGRAVEAAGDVSTLLLDKTGTITLGNRQAAEFVPVRGTTEAEVADAAQLSSLADETPEGRSIVVLAKERYGLRERHQGELVDAEWIVFTAQTRMSGVDVDGRKIRKGATGSVIAWVHERGGSVTEDADTLSNAISQAGGTPLLVAVEDDEGARVLGVIHLKDVVKEGMRERFDELRRMGIKTVMITGDNPLTARAIAEEAGVDDFLAEATPEDKMALIKREQAGGKLVAMTGDGTNDAPALAQADVGVAMNTGTSAAKEAGNMVDLDSNPTKLIEIVEIGKQLLITRGALTTFSIANDVAKYFAIIPAMFSVAYPGLDKLNIMGLASPESAILSAVIFNALIIIALVPLALKGVQYRPMSADRMLRRNLAVYGLGGLIAPFIGIKIIDLLISLIPGIG
- a CDS encoding response regulator, with the protein product MTRVLVVEDEPPLVRALEINLKARGYDVETAPDGAQALSLAAANPPDVVLLDLGLPDMDGIDVIAGLRGWSRASILVVSARRTSEEKVAALDAGADDYITKPFSMDELLARLRAAARRIDTAQPSGELAVIVTESFTLDLAAKKARRGEHDVRLTPTEWHLVEVLVRNSGRLVSQQKLLEEVWGPSYGTQTNYLRVYMAQLRRKLEADPARPRHFSTTPGMGYRFDL
- the kdpC gene encoding potassium-transporting ATPase subunit KdpC, whose translation is MNNSVTSTLRLAWASLRVLLVLTVVCGVIYPLVVTGIAQGLFHGRANGSEVKVDGKVVGSELIGQSWNIKGTKTPDPQWFQGRPSNSGYDPLATGSSQLGASDPTLVKNVKAAKRRVAEFNGVPESEVPKDAVTGSASAIDPGISPAYAEIQVKRVAERNRLTVAQVEKLVQDNTTGRTVGFLGEPAVNVLKLNIAVEELATK